One segment of Thermococcus sp. AM4 DNA contains the following:
- a CDS encoding DUF2118 family protein, giving the protein MERLPRLYVEAAFEECFTGGKAVEDCVVIMGNVEVWLGKGEALPDFIDVERAKFLKREVYDRFYLYVDRVESRMLVDAVLVLPDGRTRIYLRKGDELLLLPVEGFTKTLIANVGNRVRTGDAFAAVTTRKGEVHYLRPPKSGTVVFIDEITSRPHYVYYILPEE; this is encoded by the coding sequence ATGGAGAGGCTTCCGAGGCTCTACGTTGAGGCGGCTTTTGAGGAGTGTTTCACCGGTGGAAAGGCGGTGGAGGACTGCGTTGTGATCATGGGCAACGTTGAGGTCTGGCTCGGGAAAGGTGAGGCCCTGCCGGACTTCATCGACGTGGAGAGGGCGAAGTTCCTCAAAAGGGAGGTGTACGACAGGTTTTACCTCTACGTTGACAGGGTTGAGAGCAGAATGCTGGTTGACGCGGTCCTTGTCCTCCCCGACGGCAGAACGAGGATATACCTAAGGAAGGGCGACGAGCTGCTCCTCCTGCCCGTTGAAGGCTTCACGAAGACCCTCATCGCAAACGTCGGAAACAGGGTTAGAACAGGGGATGCCTTCGCGGCGGTAACGACGAGGAAGGGAGAGGTCCACTATCTCAGACCCCCGAAGAGCGGCACCGTGGTTTTCATAGACGAGATAACCAGCAGGCCCCACTACGTCTACTACATCCTCCCAGAGGAGTGA
- a CDS encoding peptidylprolyl isomerase: MKVERGDFVLFNYIGRYENGEVFDTSYEDVAKEQGIFVEDREYAPIGVTIGAGEIIPGIEEALIGMEPGERKEVIVPPEKGYGMPREDLIVPVPIEQFTSAGLEPVEGMYVMTDAGIAKILKVEEKTVKLDFNHPLAGKTAIFEIEVVEIKKAGEA; the protein is encoded by the coding sequence ATGAAGGTTGAACGTGGTGATTTTGTTCTGTTCAATTACATCGGCAGATACGAGAACGGTGAGGTCTTCGACACATCCTACGAGGACGTTGCCAAGGAGCAGGGAATCTTCGTCGAGGACAGGGAGTACGCGCCGATAGGCGTTACCATCGGAGCCGGCGAGATAATTCCCGGCATAGAGGAGGCCCTCATCGGCATGGAGCCCGGGGAGAGGAAAGAGGTTATCGTGCCCCCGGAGAAGGGCTACGGCATGCCCAGGGAGGATCTGATCGTGCCCGTTCCCATCGAGCAGTTCACCTCCGCCGGTCTCGAGCCGGTTGAGGGGATGTACGTTATGACCGACGCGGGGATAGCCAAGATACTGAAGGTTGAGGAGAAGACGGTTAAACTCGACTTCAACCACCCCCTCGCGGGGAAAACCGCGATCTTCGAGATAGAGGTCGTTGAAATAAAGAAGGCCGGCGAGGCCTGA
- a CDS encoding DUF4129 domain-containing protein has translation MREMSTRTKALAVMLGILLLMALLFHPTVRRGEIERSNSSPTVWSIIISLTSIVSMMIVLLLFLSWRDIPSKRKDLYKDRKIVTRMLAFFIMALLFGAVLQILAGGVQPLPRNATANNTTTTTGVVGTPQSYNVTPHHAKGGETSSFPVWIGYTIGVAFLIFLVIWGANYYREMIRRRKRKAIKLKAEAFDRKLQEEGLEAFDNPRDAIVGIYKNAVLWLEYLGIPYKESWTHWEHAEKVGFRRETFIELTRLFEKAKYAPEKVTWEDAEMALKAYREMRRGMDENT, from the coding sequence ATGAGGGAGATGTCAACCAGAACGAAAGCTCTCGCGGTAATGCTCGGCATACTGCTCCTCATGGCACTGCTCTTCCATCCCACGGTCAGGCGCGGGGAGATCGAGAGAAGCAACTCAAGCCCAACCGTATGGTCCATAATAATATCGCTAACGAGCATCGTCTCGATGATGATAGTTCTCCTTCTGTTTCTGAGCTGGCGCGATATCCCGAGCAAGAGAAAGGACCTCTACAAGGACCGAAAAATCGTCACGAGAATGCTGGCGTTCTTCATAATGGCCCTTCTCTTCGGTGCGGTTCTCCAGATACTCGCCGGGGGCGTTCAGCCGCTCCCCCGCAACGCCACAGCCAACAACACGACGACAACCACGGGGGTGGTGGGGACACCCCAGTCCTACAACGTCACTCCTCACCATGCGAAGGGAGGGGAAACGTCCAGCTTTCCGGTGTGGATAGGCTACACGATAGGGGTTGCCTTCCTGATCTTTCTGGTGATCTGGGGGGCGAACTACTACCGTGAGATGATCCGGAGAAGGAAGAGAAAGGCGATCAAACTCAAGGCTGAAGCCTTTGACAGAAAGCTCCAGGAGGAGGGCTTAGAAGCCTTCGACAACCCGAGGGACGCGATCGTTGGCATATACAAGAACGCCGTCCTCTGGCTTGAGTACCTGGGTATTCCCTACAAGGAGAGCTGGACGCACTGGGAGCACGCTGAAAAGGTTGGTTTTAGGAGGGAGACCTTCATCGAGCTGACTAGGCTCTTTGAGAAGGCCAAGTACGCCCCCGAAAAAGTAACCTGGGAGGACGCGGAGATGGCCCTGAAAGCCTACAGGGAGATGCGGAGGGGGATGGATGAGAATACGTAA
- a CDS encoding type II secretion system F family protein: protein MPRESGGIAVLLTRILERILPAKWVKRYELFIYSAGIEFLAIEYLIISILLSVIFAVVVLILSNALYAVATLVAVFVGMAFAYPYWRISKRLEEMEKNLPDAFFYLASSLRAGISFSEALEDLTTAKFGALTEEFKRVVGEIRKGRSTVEALRVMALRNRKSPVIYRSLMIIIEALERGAPMSDVLVYVANDVREILRIKQERKASTGMQMMFFIITSGFVGPAIIGTVGKLMGIMVQGPAQAQIPTVLNILLGFVIIQAIVSGLGIGVIREGKFSAGIKYGIMLAIMGALVFQGMKYVNLSF, encoded by the coding sequence ATGCCGAGGGAATCCGGTGGAATTGCAGTCCTGCTCACGAGGATCCTCGAGAGAATCCTGCCGGCGAAGTGGGTAAAACGCTACGAGCTATTCATCTACTCGGCTGGAATAGAGTTCCTGGCGATAGAGTACCTGATAATCTCGATCCTCCTCTCCGTTATCTTCGCGGTCGTCGTCCTGATACTGTCGAATGCACTCTACGCCGTCGCAACGCTCGTGGCGGTTTTCGTTGGCATGGCCTTCGCCTACCCGTACTGGAGGATCTCCAAGAGACTTGAGGAGATGGAGAAGAACCTCCCGGACGCGTTCTTCTATCTGGCCAGCTCTCTGAGGGCTGGTATATCGTTCTCCGAGGCGCTTGAGGACCTGACGACTGCAAAGTTCGGGGCATTAACAGAGGAGTTCAAGAGGGTCGTTGGTGAGATCAGGAAGGGCCGCTCAACGGTCGAGGCCTTGAGGGTAATGGCCCTGAGGAACAGGAAGTCACCGGTGATATACAGATCCCTCATGATCATCATCGAGGCCCTTGAGAGAGGCGCTCCTATGAGCGACGTCCTCGTCTACGTCGCCAACGACGTTCGCGAGATCCTCAGGATAAAGCAGGAGAGAAAGGCCTCAACGGGAATGCAGATGATGTTCTTCATCATCACCAGCGGCTTCGTTGGACCGGCCATCATCGGAACGGTTGGAAAGCTCATGGGAATAATGGTCCAGGGACCGGCCCAGGCCCAGATCCCAACGGTCCTGAACATACTGCTCGGTTTCGTCATAATCCAGGCTATAGTGTCGGGGCTTGGAATAGGCGTCATCAGAGAGGGCAAGTTCTCGGCCGGGATAAAGTACGGCATAATGCTAGCCATAATGGGGGCACTCGTCTTCCAGGGAATGAAGTACGTGAACCTGAGCTTTTGA